The Streptomyces sp. DH-12 genome has a window encoding:
- a CDS encoding glutamate synthase subunit beta, giving the protein MADPKGFLNHGREVAASRPVEERTKDWNEVYVPGSLLPIISKQASRCMDCGIPFCHNGCPLGNLIPEWNDYAYREDWGAASDRLHATNNFPEFTGRLCPAPCESACVLGINQPPVTIKNVEVSIIDKAWESGDVAPRIPERLSGKTVAVVGSGPAGLAAAQQLTRAGHTVAVYERADRIGGLLRYGIPEFKMEKRHINRRIEQMRAEGTKFRTGIEIGRDMPATALRKRYDAVVLAVGATTARDLPVPGRELKGIHQAMEYLPLANKVQEGDYVSPPITAEGKHVVVIGGGDTGADCVGTAHRQGAASVTQLEIMPRPNDERDPLSQPWPTFPMLYKVTSAHEEGGERIYSVSTTHFEGDEDGNVQWLHLVEVEFVDGKLDRKPGTERRIPAQLVTLAMGFTGTDRENGLVEQFGLDLDERGNIARDADFQTNVPGVFVAGDAGRGQSLIVWAIAEGRSAARGCDRYLTGASELPAPIRPTDRALAV; this is encoded by the coding sequence ATGGCTGACCCGAAGGGCTTTCTGAACCACGGCCGCGAGGTCGCCGCGTCCCGTCCGGTCGAGGAGCGCACGAAGGACTGGAACGAGGTCTACGTCCCCGGCTCCCTGCTGCCGATCATCAGCAAGCAGGCCAGCCGCTGCATGGACTGCGGCATCCCGTTCTGTCACAACGGCTGTCCGCTCGGCAACCTCATCCCCGAGTGGAACGACTACGCCTACCGCGAGGACTGGGGCGCGGCGAGCGACCGGCTGCACGCCACGAACAACTTCCCCGAGTTCACCGGGCGGCTGTGCCCCGCCCCCTGCGAGTCGGCGTGCGTGCTCGGCATCAACCAGCCGCCGGTCACCATCAAGAACGTCGAGGTCTCGATCATCGACAAGGCGTGGGAGTCCGGCGACGTCGCGCCGCGGATCCCCGAGCGCCTGTCCGGCAAGACCGTCGCGGTCGTCGGCTCCGGCCCCGCGGGCCTGGCCGCCGCCCAGCAGCTGACCCGGGCCGGCCACACCGTCGCCGTCTACGAGCGCGCGGACCGCATCGGAGGCCTCCTGCGGTACGGCATCCCCGAGTTCAAGATGGAGAAGCGGCACATCAACCGCCGGATCGAGCAGATGCGCGCGGAGGGCACCAAGTTCCGCACCGGCATCGAGATCGGCCGCGACATGCCGGCGACCGCGCTGCGCAAGCGGTACGACGCCGTGGTCCTCGCCGTCGGCGCGACCACCGCGCGCGACCTGCCGGTGCCGGGCCGCGAGCTCAAGGGCATCCACCAGGCCATGGAGTACCTGCCGCTGGCGAACAAGGTGCAGGAGGGCGACTACGTCTCCCCGCCGATCACCGCCGAGGGCAAGCACGTCGTCGTGATCGGCGGCGGCGACACCGGCGCCGACTGCGTGGGCACCGCCCACCGCCAGGGCGCCGCCTCGGTCACCCAGCTGGAGATCATGCCCCGCCCGAACGACGAGCGGGACCCCCTCTCCCAGCCCTGGCCGACCTTCCCCATGCTCTACAAGGTCACCAGCGCCCACGAGGAGGGCGGCGAGCGGATCTACTCCGTCTCCACCACCCACTTCGAGGGCGACGAGGACGGCAACGTCCAGTGGCTGCACCTGGTCGAGGTCGAGTTCGTGGACGGCAAGCTGGACCGGAAGCCCGGCACCGAACGGAGGATCCCGGCCCAGCTGGTCACCCTCGCCATGGGCTTCACCGGCACCGACCGGGAGAACGGCCTGGTCGAGCAGTTCGGCCTGGACCTCGACGAGCGGGGTAACATCGCCCGCGACGCCGACTTCCAGACCAACGTGCCGGGCGTGTTCGTCGCCGGCGACGCCGGCCGCGGCCAGTCGCTCATCGTGTGGGCGATCGCCGAGGGCC